The following DNA comes from Corynebacterium lizhenjunii.
CAACGGGGCAAACCTACTCATGCTACAAGCCGGCGGACCGCCCGGCTCCCCGCCAATTATGGGCCGCGATGTTGCCCCCTACGGCGAGCGGATTGCAGACCCGCTGGCGCAGGGCATGATACTGACGGCAATTGTTATTTCCATGGCGCTGACCGCGTTCATCCTCACCCTGGCATACCGTCAGTACCGCTACCGCTCCGCGGACATTATCGAAGACGACACTGAGGATGCCGCCATCGCCGCCATCGCCACCAAGGCCCCGGCCAGCGCCAGCGCAGACATGGACGCCTCCGCGGACCCAGCCACCGGGCGCGCCACCAAGCAAGGCGATAGCTTTGGCCCGCGCTTTTTTGAAGGCCCCGTCGAAGACGCCACGGGAGGCCAGCGATGAGCGACTCCCTGCACCCCTTCGTAGACGCGCTGCTGCCGTGGGTCAGCTACCTGATCCCGCTGCCGATTCTCATCCCGGCCGTCGCCGCCGCCCTGGCGCTGCTGCTGGGGCGTACTCCCAGGTTGCAACGCGTGCTGGCATTCTTCTCCTTGCTTGCCAATGCCGTGGTGGCCGCCGCCCTGATTGTGATCGCCGACGTCGCCGGCATCCAGACCCTGCAGCTAGGCGGATGGGACGCGCCCATTGGCATCACGCTGGTCGCTGACCGGCTCAGCGCCATGATGCTCTTTACCTCCTCCGTCGTGCTCTTTAGCGTGATGTGGTACGCCATCAGCCAGGGCCTGCGCGACGGCGGCAAAGAAGACCCCGTCGCCGTATTCCAGCCCACCTACATGCTGCTGAGCATGGGCATTAACGTCTCCTTCCTAGCCGGAGATTTGTTCAACCTCTACGTCGGTTTCGAGATTTTCCTGGTGGCCTCCTACGTGCTGCTCACCCTAGGCGCCTCCCCACAACGCGTGCGCGCCGGCGTGGTCTACGTGATGGTCTCCATGGCCTCATCCCTGGTCTTCGTGCTGGGCCTGGCCCTGGTCTACGCCGCCGTGGGCACCATGAACATGGCCCAAATCGGCCTGCGCATGGAAGAAATCCCGGCCGGCACGCGCACCGCCATCTTCGGCGTGCTGCTGATTGCCTTTGGCATCAAGGCGGCCGTGGTGCCGCTGGATGCCTGGCTGCCAGATAGCTACCCCACCGCCCCGGCCCTGGTCACCGCCGTCTTCGCCGGCCTGCTGACCAAAGTGGGCGTGTACGCAATCATCCGCATGCGCACCTCCGTGTTTAGCGACGGCAGCCTAGATACCCTCTTTTTGTGGGTCGCGCTCGCAACAATGATCATCGGTATCTTAGGCGCCATGGCGCAAACGGACATCAAACGTATCTTGTCCTTTACCCTGGTCAGCCACATCGGATACATGATCTTCGGCGTGGGCCTAGGCTCCGCCCAAGGCCTTTCCGGCGCCATCTTCTACGCCATCCACCACATTCTGGTCCAGACCACCCTCTTCCTGGTCGTCGGCCTGATTGAGCGCCAAGCAGGCACGTCCTCCCTGCGGCGCCTGGGCTCGCTGCTCTACTCCGCCCCGCTGATCGCCATCTTGTACTTCATTCCCGCCATGAACCTGGGCGGCATCCCGCCGTTCTCCGGCTTCCTGGGCAAAGTCATCCTCCTCCAGGCCGGCGCCAACGAGGGCTCCTGGCTGGCGTGGGTGCTTATCATCGGCGCCGTGGTGACCTCCCTGCTCACCCTCTACGTCATGGTGCTGGTGTGGGCCAAAGGCTTCCAGCGCGACCGTGCCGATGCCCCCGAAGGCCACCTGGCCCAAGCCCGTCCCGCTCCCCTGGGCGATGTCACCGACGAAGTCGAGTTCGACGAGCGCGCCGACGTGGGCAAACTCCCCTTCGGCATGGTGGCATCCACCACTTTGCTGGTGGTGGCATCACTATCCATCACCGTACTGGCCGGGCCCATCTCCGGCGTGACCTCGCGTGCCGCGGAGTCCGCCCAAGACACCCGCAATTACCGCGAAGCAGTCCTGGGCCCCGACTTCGACGCTGCGGCTGGCTCGGCTGGCCCGGCAGGCAGCAGCGCGGCCGGCAACGACGCAAACGGCAGCGCGGCCGGCAGCGGCGCGGGCAGCCCGGCTGGCGCTGACAGTGACGGTGACGGCGGCATCGGCAAGCAAGAGCGCAAACCCGGGCGCACGCTGGATGCCCCGGAACAAAACACCGGCGGCAGCGACAGCCTGGACCGCCGCAGCACCCCGCTGCCAGACCCGGCGCCCGGCATTTCCACCGCACCCGTGACCCCCTCCCCCACCCCGGTTAGCACCGCGCCCGCGAAGGAGGACCTCCATGGCTAAACTCAGCGGCCTCAAACACCGCTTCCACCCGCTCTTCGTCCTGTGGCTCACCATCATGTGGTGCCTGCTAATGGGCGAGGTCTCCGTAGCCAACATCGTGGGCGGCATCCTCGTCGGACTGGCAGTCACCATGGCGCTGCCCCTGCCAGCCATGCCGCTATCCGGCCTGGACATCTCCTGGGGACTGCTGGCGCGCTTCATCCTGGTATGGATTGGCGAGTTCTTCCAAGCTTCCGTCAAAGTTGCCTGGCTGGCGCTACGCCCGGCCGCCCCGCCGAAGACCGCGATTCTCACCGTCCCCATGCGCGTGGACAGCGAATTTGTCCTCGCCCTGTCCGTCATGCTCTACAACCTGCAGCCCGGCGGGGCTGTGACCGACATCGACATCGCCTCGCGGCAACTGACCGTGCACATACTCGACGCAGACAACCCGCAAGCAATCGCGCGCGAACTCGCCGCCATCGCGCGGCTAGAAAAGTCAATGATCCACATCTTTGAAAGGACGGTTTAGATGGACCCCAGTTTGTACAACATCGGACTGACAGTGGCCGCGGTGCTCATCACGGTGTCCTTTCTGATCACCACGTGGCGGATTATTGTCGGCCCCAACTCGCTAGACCGCCTGGTGGGCATGGACGGCTTCGTGGCCATGTTCCAGTGCGCCATGGCCACCTACATCTGCTACTCGCTCAATACCACCGTAGTCAACGCCATGCTGGTGGTGGCCCTTTTGGGCTTCATCTCCACCGTGGCCGTGACCCGCTACCGCCGAAGGGACGTGCAATAACCATGCTTGCCGATGCCGCCTCCCTAATCTTCATCCTCACCGGCGCCCTGCTCATTTTCGCAGCCGCCGTAGGCGTGGCCCGTTTCCGCGACACTATGTCGCGGGTGCATGCCATTTCCAAACCGCAGACCATCGGACTGGTGCTGTGCCTGATTGGCGCGTGTATACGGGTGGTGTTCCACCCCGATTTTGATGTGAACCACCGTTCTGATTTGGGCATCGTGGTGTTGTTGGGGCTGTTCGCTCTGATGACGGCGCCGGTGACCGCGCAGCGTATCTCGCGTATCGCGCGCCGCGAGGGCTTGTACGCGCCGGACATGTCGCGCAACGACAGGCCGCGGGCGCGGCGGCGGTAGGCAGTGGGCTAGCAGGCGCGCGGTCGGCGCTGCAGGCGTGCGGCGGTGGGGTGGCCGCCAGCACGCGCGGCATCGACAGACACGGCGGCGCTAGACAGTGGGGCAGCAGGCGCGGCAGGCGCGCGGACAGCGTGCGGCGGTGGGGTGGCGGGCGCACGCTAAGATGAAGCGCTGTGAAGAGACTTTATGGTGTGCCCACGGTGGCGGCGTTGCTCACCGCCTTCGTCGCGTGGATCTTGTGGCTGATTCCGCAATCGGATTTCCCGCACGCCCTGCACTGGCGCATCCCTATCGACCTCAAAATCTACCTGCTGGCCGGCCAAGAGGTGGCCGCAGGCGGCGACCTTTACGATGCCCCCTACATCGGCGACCTCCCCTTCACCTACCCGCCCTTTGCCGGGGTAGTCTTTAGCTGGCTGGCCGGTTTAAGCGACAACTGGATCATCTCCGTGTGGCAGATCGGTACCGCCCTGGCGCTATGGGTAATCCTGCTGCTGGTGCTGCGCAATCGCGACATCGCGCTGCGGCCGCTGACGGTGTACACCGCACTGGTCTTTTCTTTGGCGTCGCTGGCCATCGAGCCGATTCACGGCAGCTACTTCTTTGGCCAGATCAACGTCTGGCTCATGCTGCTGGTCAGCCTGGATTTGCTGCCTAAGCGCTGGCGGTTGCCGGGCGTGGGCATTGGCCTGGCTGCCGGTTTGAAGCTCACCCCGGCCTACCTGGGCTTGGTGTTGTTGTTCCAGCGGCGCTGGTGGGCTGCGCTGGGCAGCGTGGTCACCTTCGGTTTTACCGTCTGGTTGGGCTTGCGACTGATCCCCGACGCGATGGTGTTTTGGACCGATGCCATCTTCAACTCTTCCCGCGTGGGCGAGCACCTCAACCCCGGCGCGATGGCCCTGCGCTCCTTCCTAGAGCGCGAGTACGGCGTCGAAGGCGGCCCGCAGTGGATCATGGCGGTTGTGGTGGTGGGCATCCTCAATTGCGCCGCGGTGTTGGTGGCCATGTGGCGGGGCAACACGGCGCTGGCCATGTCGTTTAGCGGCCTGGGCGCCTGCCTGATTTCCCCGTTTAGCTGGTTCCACCACTACGTGTGGCTGGTGCCGCTGGCGCTGTGCATCTTCATTGGGGCCAACCAACTGCTGGGCCGCTGGCTGGTGGAAAGCCCCCGGTCCTTCCCCGGCGCGGGCCAGCTCACCGGCGCGCTTTCGCTGCTGGTCGCCATGGCCTCCATGGTGCCGTTTGTCTCCCAGACGGTGTGGCCAGAAGTCGCCTACCGCTCCTCGGAGGACTACCAGAGCATCTGGCCGCTGGGCCAGGAGTATTTCATTGGCGCCTGTATTCTCTACATGGCGCTTTATGCCCTGAGCGGCTTTGCCGGCAAGTCTCCAAAGTTGTTTCGCTCTAACTCCGCACAGGCCAGGTCCACTGCGGATTCCCACTGGCCGGTCTCCGCATAACGGGCCCGCTGGCGCTCATAGCCGGCCCCGGCGGCGATAATTTCCGGGATAATATCCAGCTCCTGCGCGCACCCCAGCTCTGCAGCCAGCGGGCGCAGCTGCTCCACCAGGTCCGCTAGCTCGTCTTTGACCCAGCGCTCCTCGGTGTCGCGGGAGGTGATCACCAAAGCGTCTAGCCCGTAGCGCGCCGCGCGCCACTTGTTCTCCGCCACGTGCCACGGTTGCAGGCTGGGCAGCTCCTGGCCGGCATCGATCATCCTGTCGTAGTGCACCACCAGGCAGTGCGTCAGTGCCACCACGGCGGATAGCTCGCGCAGGTTAGAGGAGGCATCGGAAACCCGCACCTCCACCGTGCCCCACTTTGATGCCGGGCGAATATCAAAGTGCATGGACCCAGTGTGGTTAATCACCCCGGATATCGCCTGGTCACGCATGTAGTCTTGCCACTGCTGCCAGGTTTGGAATTGGTACGGCAGCCCCGCGGTGGGCAGCTGCTGGTAGAGCATGGTCCGGTTCGACGCGTAGCCGGTGTCAATCCCCTGCCACCCCGGTGAGCTTGCCGATACCGCCAGCAAATGCGGGTACTTGGTCAACAGCGCATTGATAATCGGCCACACCCGGTCCTCGTGCGAAATGCCCACGTGGACGTGCGTGCCCCACAGCAGCATCTGCTTGCCCCAGTATTGGGTGCGGTTGATAATCTCCTGGTGGGATTCCTTATCCCCCACCGGGTTGTCTTGGTAGGTTGCCGTGGGGTGTCCCCCGGAGGCCCACAGCGCTAGCCCCAGTTCCCCGGCGGCCGCCCGCACTGCGTCCAGGCCGTGCGCTAGCTGGCCGATGGCCTCCGGCACCGTATCGCACACCCCCGTCACCAGTTCCACG
Coding sequences within:
- a CDS encoding Na(+)/H(+) antiporter subunit C: MEANLMLLLATGALVAAGVYLLLDRAMTKMLMGILLIGNGANLLMLQAGGPPGSPPIMGRDVAPYGERIADPLAQGMILTAIVISMALTAFILTLAYRQYRYRSADIIEDDTEDAAIAAIATKAPASASADMDASADPATGRATKQGDSFGPRFFEGPVEDATGGQR
- a CDS encoding Na+/H+ antiporter subunit D — encoded protein: MSDSLHPFVDALLPWVSYLIPLPILIPAVAAALALLLGRTPRLQRVLAFFSLLANAVVAAALIVIADVAGIQTLQLGGWDAPIGITLVADRLSAMMLFTSSVVLFSVMWYAISQGLRDGGKEDPVAVFQPTYMLLSMGINVSFLAGDLFNLYVGFEIFLVASYVLLTLGASPQRVRAGVVYVMVSMASSLVFVLGLALVYAAVGTMNMAQIGLRMEEIPAGTRTAIFGVLLIAFGIKAAVVPLDAWLPDSYPTAPALVTAVFAGLLTKVGVYAIIRMRTSVFSDGSLDTLFLWVALATMIIGILGAMAQTDIKRILSFTLVSHIGYMIFGVGLGSAQGLSGAIFYAIHHILVQTTLFLVVGLIERQAGTSSLRRLGSLLYSAPLIAILYFIPAMNLGGIPPFSGFLGKVILLQAGANEGSWLAWVLIIGAVVTSLLTLYVMVLVWAKGFQRDRADAPEGHLAQARPAPLGDVTDEVEFDERADVGKLPFGMVASTTLLVVASLSITVLAGPISGVTSRAAESAQDTRNYREAVLGPDFDAAAGSAGPAGSSAAGNDANGSAAGSGAGSPAGADSDGDGGIGKQERKPGRTLDAPEQNTGGSDSLDRRSTPLPDPAPGISTAPVTPSPTPVSTAPAKEDLHG
- a CDS encoding monovalent cation/H+ antiporter complex subunit F yields the protein MDPSLYNIGLTVAAVLITVSFLITTWRIIVGPNSLDRLVGMDGFVAMFQCAMATYICYSLNTTVVNAMLVVALLGFISTVAVTRYRRRDVQ
- a CDS encoding glycosyltransferase 87 family protein, with the translated sequence MKRLYGVPTVAALLTAFVAWILWLIPQSDFPHALHWRIPIDLKIYLLAGQEVAAGGDLYDAPYIGDLPFTYPPFAGVVFSWLAGLSDNWIISVWQIGTALALWVILLLVLRNRDIALRPLTVYTALVFSLASLAIEPIHGSYFFGQINVWLMLLVSLDLLPKRWRLPGVGIGLAAGLKLTPAYLGLVLLFQRRWWAALGSVVTFGFTVWLGLRLIPDAMVFWTDAIFNSSRVGEHLNPGAMALRSFLEREYGVEGGPQWIMAVVVVGILNCAAVLVAMWRGNTALAMSFSGLGACLISPFSWFHHYVWLVPLALCIFIGANQLLGRWLVESPRSFPGAGQLTGALSLLVAMASMVPFVSQTVWPEVAYRSSEDYQSIWPLGQEYFIGACILYMALYALSGFAGKSPKLFRSNSAQARSTADSHWPVSA
- a CDS encoding monovalent cation/H(+) antiporter subunit G — protein: MLADAASLIFILTGALLIFAAAVGVARFRDTMSRVHAISKPQTIGLVLCLIGACIRVVFHPDFDVNHRSDLGIVVLLGLFALMTAPVTAQRISRIARREGLYAPDMSRNDRPRARRR
- a CDS encoding Na+/H+ antiporter subunit E, producing the protein MAKLSGLKHRFHPLFVLWLTIMWCLLMGEVSVANIVGGILVGLAVTMALPLPAMPLSGLDISWGLLARFILVWIGEFFQASVKVAWLALRPAAPPKTAILTVPMRVDSEFVLALSVMLYNLQPGGAVTDIDIASRQLTVHILDADNPQAIARELAAIARLEKSMIHIFERTV
- a CDS encoding glutamate--cysteine ligase, whose protein sequence is MNVAATPEIFARSPRPTLGVEWEICLVDPRTRQLVSRGPEVIELVHQRAPEVHLEKEFLLNTVELVTGVCDTVPEAIGQLAHGLDAVRAAAGELGLALWASGGHPTATYQDNPVGDKESHQEIINRTQYWGKQMLLWGTHVHVGISHEDRVWPIINALLTKYPHLLAVSASSPGWQGIDTGYASNRTMLYQQLPTAGLPYQFQTWQQWQDYMRDQAISGVINHTGSMHFDIRPASKWGTVEVRVSDASSNLRELSAVVALTHCLVVHYDRMIDAGQELPSLQPWHVAENKWRAARYGLDALVITSRDTEERWVKDELADLVEQLRPLAAELGCAQELDIIPEIIAAGAGYERQRARYAETGQWESAVDLACAELERNNFGDLPAKPLRA